TAGCCTGAAGGTGGGGAGGGACGTCCAGGAGACCGGAGCTGGCAGAAATGAGTGCTTGGGTTGggatgtagggtttgagcatagcctgaaggtggGGAGGGGCAGTTCGCCTTACTGCTCCATTAGGTTGGCACTATGGTCTGGTAGTGGATGTGAGCTATGACTAGAAGCCAGTGGAGGatgcggaggagtggggtgacatgggttgaacaccagacgggctgcggcgttctgactGAGTTACAGGGGTAcgatggcacaagcggggagccaAGCCaacagtagtccagacgggagatgccaagtgcctggattaggacctttgccgcttcctgtgtgaggaaaAGTCATACTTTACGGATGTTGTGGAGTATGAACCTGCACGAgggagtcactgctttgatgtttgtagAGAATGACATGATCACGCCAAGTTTCTTTGCACTCGAAGTGGAAGAGTGGTACTGCATTCCTGCAATAGaaatccagacacttgtagaatcaaTGCCAAAGCACATTGCAGCTTTTCTGACGGCTTAATAGTGCCCAACGCCCTAcgaagacactttatgttggtctttcctttattttggcagttaacctgtatacaggagatagggtgtcatttcagaTGCAACCCAACTAATTTTTCCTCTCACCGTAACATTATCATATCAGTGTTTTCAATTGTGTTAATATGTTAATTTGGGACATGTTTATCAGGTGTTGTGTCATCAGAAGTACCAGGGGAAGTTCTACTGACAAATAATCATAGAAACACAATACAGATACTCTGAACAAGCAGTATCACTTCCCCATAGtgttagtagagagagaaacatgcagaagacacatttcagttgtacaactgtaatgtgtcttccacattatatatatttttttatttatttaacctttgtttaactaggcaagtcagttaagaacacattcttattttcaatgacggcctaggaacggtgggttaactgccttgttcaggggcagaacgacagattttttaccttgtcagctcagggattccatCCAGCAACCTTTACcattactagtctaacgctcctacccacaaggctacctgcctgtGAAGGAATAAGACTATGTATAGACTAATTATAGATAGTTACCTCTACCAGGAAGAGGTAAAGCTAGAGGTTGGAGGTATTTACCATGAAGGAAAAAAACTGCAAAATGACAACAGGGAATACATTTTCACATTTATTGAAGCATAGTAAAGGACAGCTGAATATGCAGAGACAAGCAGACCATTGTAAAACACAACATCATTCAAGCATTGTTGTCTTAACATATACGTATATAAAGACAATTTACAAGACACACATTCCATCAAACAATAAGTATTGAAACTAGTCATTGTGTTTTACATAAAAAACTAAAATGGCTGACTTATTTGAAATAAACAACTGAAGCTGTCCATTGTGGTTATATGGGCGTTTCTAGGTAAACCTGACTGCTTGCCTGCAGTTGAAAATGAAGACCTTAGACACACATGCCTTTTATTAGGTAGTCTCTCACCCTCTATGTACAAatccacgcacgcacgcgcacgcacgcacacacacacacacacacacacacacacacacacacacacacacacacacacacacacacacacacacacacacacacacacacacacacacacacacacacacacacacacacacacacacacacacacacacacacacacacacacacacacacacacacacacacacacacacacacagtactactCCCTGCTCACCAACAGGAGACTGACTGACTCCATACGTCACCTCAGACGATGGTCCTGCTTTACCATCACTCTCCTAACTATAATCAGTCTATACATAGTCTCATTCTTTTACAAATGACACTACACATGTCTTACTATTTACAAGACAAAAAGCATTTTCAGCATTAAAAAGCTAttcattatttgtatttattttttactaaacAAATATTATTTCaccacacacaaacgcacacagatgtgcgcaaacacacacagggaaatgCCTAAATAGAGTGGAACTGTGAAAAGGAAGGAATCTATGATATCATGACTTGACGCAGAATCTCTCACAACCAAATACATGCAAAAGATGCACGCACgcatgtgcacgcacacacacacacacacacacacacacacacacacacacacacacacacacacacacacacacacacacacacacacacacacacacacacacacacacacacacacacacacacacacacacacacacacacacacacacacacacacacacacacacacacacacacacatactgaaactCATTGCCTAATCTACGTAAAAACAGTGCTGGTCCTTCCTGGTCTGTGTTAATGAGACACAGTGAAACTTTTTAAACTGaacgtttcagtgaaagaaaaCCCCACCTCAACCAACAGTAAACTACACACGCAATAGGGACCTCCACACTGCAGTAGAAATATGAGCCCGCATGCTGTGTAACTGAAGCAGTTCTCCCAAGTACTTGAAAATCAAGACCCTTCAACTGTACGGTTTGCTGAAACAAAATAGCTTTGGTTTATGAGTTTGAAATGAGTGAATAACAACTAGAATTGAAACTATTTCATAAAATCAGTCATTACCAGTAGTCAACCTACCCCTTTGGGATTGTATGTACAGCATCTGGGTCTGACAGCCTCTACCACACTTCACACAAGCCTATATGAAGCTGAACAGAGACACCCAAGCGGAGGAAAAGCTAAGCAGTAACTTTAAAACACACATCCCTTCATATCGGAGTCTTTTCAGTAGGAGTTGTCTCCTAGttacctatctatctatctatctatctatctatctatctatctatctatctatctatctatctatctatctatctatctatctatctatctatctatctatctatctatctatctatctgtctgtctgtctgtctgtctgtctgtctgtctgtctgtctgtctgtctgtctgtctgtctgtctgtctgtctgtctgtctgtctgtctgtctgtctgtctgtctgtctgtctgtctgtctgtctgtctgtctgtctgtctgtctgtctgtctgtctgtctgtctgtctgtctgtctgtctgtctgtctgtctgtctgtctgtctacttctCCTCTATCACTCTTCTTCCTGCCCTCTATCTTTTCTCCCCTCGTTCAATCATGCAGGTGAAATAGTTCCTCTCAGACGTAGTCTTTCTTGTCGTATCCCACTGCGCCCCCACTCACGCTGCGAGGGGCGGAGTAGGCCATGCGGGGGGGCTTGTACCTCTTCTCCTCCCTGGGGGGGCAGGAGCAGCACAGCATGGCTCCTCCAATAAGGAGCAGGGCCGCCGACCCCCAGCCGATGTAGAGTGAGGCTCCCAGCTCCCTCCTCTGGGACTCGACCATAAGGGGGTTGTAGAAGTCTCGGATGATGGTGTTGGCCGACCAGGAGACAGGGATGAGGACGAGGATACCGGCCAGGATGAAGAAGATTCCGGAGATGATCATGACTTTAGCTTTGGAGGATTCGTCATCGATGCAGTTGGTGCACTTGGCTCCGACGATGGAGACCATCACCGCTAGAATCCCCAGGACAATGGCGATGATAGTCATGGCTCTGGCAGCCTGAAGGTCCTGAGGTAAGGCCAGCATGGAGTCATAGATCTTACACTGCATCTGTCCCGTGCTCTGGGTCACACAGTTCATCCATAACCCTTCCCAGATGGTCTGGGCTGTAATGATGTTGGCTCCGATGAAGGCTGAAACCCTCCACATGGGCAAAGCACAGACCACGATGCCCAGGATGAATCCTATGACTCCCAGGGCGATGCCCACAATCTCCATCCCCATCGACATGCTGGCTTCCTGGGAGCGTCTCTCTTATACACGTGATCTACCTGGAGAAATGAGGATATGACTCAATTAAGGAATTCTAGAACCTCCTGAAATTCCAGAATTCAGCACAAAGAATGAACAGAGGATTCAGTCCAGCACTTTGTCCTAGGTTCTTTGTGTTCTGTTTTCTTCCTGTTGATGGCCCTGTGTATGaccactcccttctctctctctctctctttctctgtgtgtggcgGGTGTGATGTAGCTAAGTGATGCTGCCACGGAAACTGACATCTTTTATAGTCTAGTGGAGGcaggtaaggatggagggaggagtccCCTGGTGATGATGTCACAGGGTGGCAGAACAGGTTGCTGAATGCTCTTCACAAAAACAACACCTGcccatagaggaggaggagaagggagaagaggaaggagagatgagaggagggagggagccagAGGGGAGAGTTTCACCTGTAATCTGACTCCCTCTTGACTATTTGTTCCAGTAACATAGGGACAGACAGCGCATTGACAATTACCCAGGCCTTACCTGCTCTCAGTTCATGCCTTTCCGAAGAACAAACACCCTCTAAATGTTCGAAACAAGTGCGCTAAATCATGTCCTCTGACTGGATGTACTCTGTACCTTAGAGGTAATGGCTGGTACAGCTGGTGTCATCCTAATGGTTTGAACGTTTCACACAAAGACACATGGACAGGAAACAAATTTGGTTGGTTTGACAACAAACATTAGGCCAgtcaaccccccccacacacacactcttctcatctcctccctgtaggtaaGCCAGAAATGGTAACAGTAGCTCATAGTGATACGTTCTACAGAGTCTGTTGTCCTCACTGAGTGGTTGGGCCTGTGACTACCTATAAGCTTTACTGTGACTAGCTATAGGCTTTACTGTGACTACCTATACGCTTTACTGTGACTACCTATAGGCTTTACTGTGACTACCTATAAGCTTTACTGTGACTACCTATAGGCTTTACTGTGACTACCTATAAGCTTTACTGTGACTACCTATAGGCTTTACTGTGACTACCTATACGCTTTACTGTGACTACCTATAGGCTTTACTGTGACTACCTGTAAGCTTTACTGTGACTACCTATATGCTTTACTGTGGTTACCTATACGCTTTACTGTGACTACCTATAGGCTTTACTGTGACTACCTATAGGCTTTACTGTGACTACCTATAGGCTTTACTGTGACTACCTATAGGCTTTACTGTGACTACCTATAAGCTTTACTGTGACTACCTATAGGCTTTACTGTGACTACCTATAAGCTTTACTGTGACTACCTATAGGCTTTACTGTGACTACCTATATGCTTTACTGTGGTTACCTATACGCTTTACTGTGACTACCTATAGGCTTTACTGTGACTACCTATAGGCTTTACTGTGACTACCTATAGGCTTTACTGTGACTACCTATAGGCTTTACTGTGACTACCTATAGGCTTTACTGTGACTTCCTATAAGCTTTACTGTGACTACCTATAGGCTTTACTGTGACTACCTATAGGCTTTACTGCTTTACTGTGACTACCTATAGGCTTTACTGTGACTACCTATAAGCTTTACTGTGACTACCTATTTTACTGTGACTACCTATAAGCTTTACTGTGACTACCTATAGGCTTTACTGTGACTACCTATAAGCTTTACTGTGACTACCTATAGGCTTTACTGTGACTACCTATAAGCTTTACTGTGACTACCTATAGGCTTTACTGTGGTTAACTATACACTTTACTGTGACTTCCTATAGGCTTTACTGTGACTACCTATAGGCTTTACTGTGACTACCTATAGGCTTTACTGTGACTACCTATAAGCTTTACTGTGACTACCTATAGGCTTTACTGTGAACTATACCTTTATGTGACTTCCTATAGGCTTTACTGTGACTACCTATAGGCTTTACTGTGACTTCCTATAAGCTTTACTGTGACTACCTATAGGCTTTACTGTGACTACCTATAGGCTTTACTGTGACTACCTATAGGCTTTACTGTGACTACCTATAGGCTTTACTGTGACTACCTATAGGCTTTACTGTGACTACCTATAGGCTTTACTGTGACTACCTATAGGCTTTACTGTGACTACCTATAGGCTTTACTGTGACTACCTATAGGCTTTACTGTGACTACCTATAGGCTTTACTGTGACTACCTATAAGCTTTACTGTGACTACCTATAGGCTTTACTGTGACTACCTATAGGCTTTACTGTGACTACCTATAGGCTTTATGACTTCacatagaaacaaacacacacaccaaggcaGATCAACGAGATCCCGTAATTTCCCTTCAAAATGTGAGTTTGCGCTCATTGCTGGGCCATCATTTAAAACAAACGTGTGAGCGCCAAGGAAAGCATATATCGCTGTTCTCAGGACCTTTTGAAATCAAAGTCTATTTCTAGTGATCAGGCTGGGCAGATACACTCAGGGCTCttttttaacaaacctaacacaaCAGTACATTTTAGCGCTGACAAAAACGTTATAGGTTTGGGGGTGTGTCAAATCATTTTTGCTGTTTCTATGCTTGGTTTTTAATCAAATTTAACAAAATTGGGGGAAACCAATTGAGATTTATATGCACAAATGGCACATCTCTCCTTCCATGGGAACTGTGCTTCATGGCTCTATAGGCTGCGCTTCTGTTCTCAAAATCCATGCCATTATGGCATATGGGGCTGGAAAATGCCCCAGTTTTAACCTGACAAAATGGCTAAATAACGTGTTTGACACTTACGCCTCCTTAGCGCCAGCCAAAAAAATTGAGCCCTCAGTCACACTCAagcaaacaagcacacacacacacacacacacacacacacacacacacacacacacacacacacacacacacacacacacacacacacacacacacacacacacacacacacacacacacacacacacacacacacacacacacacacacacacacacacacacacacacacacacacacacacacacacacacacacacacacacacagcaataagCATCACACTGTGATTCACCTAGGCCTACTGTGTAGCAACgtacacaattacattttatgaTCGTGATTTCTCACAGTAGATTCTTGGCTCCTTGACTCTAATGGTAATTATTCCTTTGTATAAGTCtacctttgtttgtttgtttgtttctatgtgAATTAGAATTTATTAATAAAAGACAAATATGGAAAAAGGTTGACGTTGCTGTCAGAATTGTTGAGCCACCTTACTATTTAATATGTTGGCCTACTTCCTGCTTCCACATGGTGACATGGCCTTCCACAGCCAGCAGGTTTCTGTGTCAGTTCCTATAACAGAATAATTATGCGGGAAAACATTCCCAGATCCCTGAAAACCTGAAAAACTGCCCTTTGAGTaaatatgaccacagagagagaaagagagagcgagtgagagagagagagagagagagagagagagagagagagagagagagagagagagagagagagagagagagagagagagagccagacaccCTTAGCATACAAACCATGTACTCATCTCAGTATCGGTTATGAACTCACAGTCTACAGCTTCCTCCATATACCGAGTGACACATTAGAAATACCATGAAAAATTTCACTCACACTTTGTAGAATAAAGTCAGTTGTTTTCTGTCATAACTGTCAATAACTAATGTTCAGTTAACTCAATTTGCTGTTTTGGTCTTAGCTGTCAGTGAAGCACTAAAGCAGATGAATAGCGTTGAATTAAAGTGGGTACGTATTTGTATTgtgttaaaacctcttagggaggctgcgaattttcgcagctttttgttaaaaatcgcgcaacatttcagcgccctgctattcatgccaggaatatagtatatgcatatgattagtatgtgtggatagaaaacactcagacgtttctaaaactggttaaatcacggctgtgactataacagaacgtgcgtttcatcgaaaagtgcaggaaaatctgatcactgaaaatggaaaaatatatccatgcgcaacttcaaccaattgttaaaagtgacccacattaaatggggccgaggttgcaatacctacagcttccacacgatgtcaacagtcttgtcatttgtttcggatttgtttcttggtcaaaccgaaacaAGGGAGCtgatttcttccggtctccgacaggatgttttggttgagaaatatccggacatgatttcaagacgtggagctattgaatacacatcgcccgtgatcattttgatagattattaacgtttactaatacctaaagttgcattacaaaagtatttcgaagtgttttgtgaaagtttatcg
The Oncorhynchus gorbuscha isolate QuinsamMale2020 ecotype Even-year linkage group LG20, OgorEven_v1.0, whole genome shotgun sequence DNA segment above includes these coding regions:
- the LOC124006841 gene encoding claudin-3-like, with the protein product MASFALELVGVILSVLGWILSIVSCALPMWRVTAFIGANIVTAQVYWEGLWMSCVFQSTGQMQCKVYDSMLALPQDLQAARALTVVTIILGVIALLVATIGAKCTNCIEEEGVKAKVMVSAGVAFILASLTQIVPVSWSAHTIIQVFYNPIIPSAQKMEIGAAMSMGMEIVGIALGVIGFILGIVVCALPMWRVSAFIGANIITAQTIWEGLWMNCVTQSTGQMQCKIYDSMLALPQDLQAARAMTIIAIVLGILAVMVSIVGAKCTNCIDDESSKAKVMIISGIFFILAGILVLIPVSWSANTIIRDFYNPLMVESQRRELGASLYIGWGSAALLLIGGAMLCCSCPPREEKRYKPPRMAYSAPRSVSGGAVGYDKKDYV